The Primulina huaijiensis isolate GDHJ02 chromosome 18, ASM1229523v2, whole genome shotgun sequence DNA window AACTTCATTGCCCTGGCCTGAGACGACGTAGACTCTATAAACTGCCATGTAAGCAAGTGTGTCTATTACAGAACCAAGTGTTGAGTCGTGCTTGCACGTTATCGGTGTTGCAGTCTTCCCAACATTGTTGGTTGCGGACGCAATAGTAGTGATGAAGTCCTTGGCAGTGAGCTCCCTGCAATCCACACGGAGTTGTTTTACAATGAAAGACCAGACCCACATAATTCAGGTCAAATGTTTCTATAATTTTTACCGGAAACTTGCAAACAGCTCAGGTTTGAGTAACAAGAAGCGAATATCTCTAATGCTAATGTTGCCAATGATTTTCATGTTCGGTCCCTCAACGACCGGAAGACCTCCAATCTGTTTATCTTTCATTTTCTTGAATGCTTCTAGGATTAAGTCCTCGCTTTGCACACTTACAACCTCATCGATGCATTTTAGGAAAAAGGTCAGCTCGAGCGCAATGTAAGCCGACTGAAAATCAGTTTAATATAAGCAGTTACCTGATCTGAAGACATGAAAGGAAGTCCCAAAGCGGATATAGGATGACAAGTGATGCCGTCGAACCAGTCCCTGCCTTTGCATTCTTGGAGACCATGTATAACAGCCGATTGAGTTATGAAGTTCTTGACAGTCGGGCTGCCCATTTCAATAACAGGTACGTTCCGAAGCCTATATTTTGAAAGCAACAGCAAGACACTCAACATTGAACTGTCTGTTGCCACAGGAACAAAAGGCGCCCATCTATAGGATTTCAAGATCGACCTCACCTATAAGATTATAACCCTACATTAAATAGCCTCCCCaactttttaaaatacaaaattacTATCGAGCTCAGTTACCTCCTTCAAGCTCGAACTCCGAAAAGTAGTCCCTAAAATGATACCAGTACGCACAAGATTTATATAATTTGTGAAGTTAagcatagatttttttttttttctagctACACATTGGTTTCGACAAAGGTGGCTCATGCATAAAGAGGCTCTTTAAGGTACGCATAATTCAACCTTCTATGAAAAGTGAATtctaacaaaattattttgttggtTCGTATTAAAACCATTAATTTACCATGGTCGACTTAAAAGGCTCTTCGTTTAGTAGAACCTTGTAAAAATCTTCTCCTAGCTTATCCGCTGCGGTGGGGGCGTCTTTTCCCATTCCTTTATCTGCAGCCATGCCTCCCACCACGGCCGCCCCAACGGCAGCTGCGGTCAATCCAGCAACGGCAAGAGGACCCGTTGCCCCAAATGCCAGTGCTCCAAGAGCACCAGCAGCACCAGTACCAATCCCTGCAGCAGCCGCCGAGCTAGCAGCTAGGGCAGCTGCAGCAAGTTCTGCATTCTGTAGCACCCAAAGAACGATGGCCGAGTAATCCACGATTCCCAGATACCTTTCTCTCCAATCCTTGCTGTTTGTGGCA harbors:
- the LOC140964375 gene encoding SNF1-related protein kinase regulatory subunit gamma-1-like gives rise to the protein MAQGQESRSEDNVQSCDEYFETIQSRKKLSPSLQESLTSAFAHIRVSSFPQVPGGKVIEIVADTTVLDAVKILSESNILSAPVVNPDATNSKDWRERYLGIVDYSAIVLWVLQNAELAAAALAASSAAAAGIGTGAAGALGALAFGATGPLAVAGLTAAAVGAAVVGGMAADKGMGKDAPTAADKLGEDFYKVLLNEEPFKSTMVRSILKSYRWAPFVPVATDSSMLSVLLLLSKYRLRNVPVIEMGSPTVKNFITQSAVIHGLQECKGRDWFDGITCHPISALGLPFMSSDQVVSVQSEDLILEAFKKMKDKQIGGLPVVEGPNMKIIGNISIRDIRFLLLKPELFASFRELTAKDFITTIASATNNVGKTATPITCKHDSTLGSVIDTLAYMAVYRVYVVSGQGNEVIGVITLRDVISCFITEPPNFFDDYFGFAAKEILNK